One window from the genome of Cryptomeria japonica chromosome 6, Sugi_1.0, whole genome shotgun sequence encodes:
- the LOC131077620 gene encoding disease resistance RPP13-like protein 4: protein MESVIGGAVVGKICEMAVEMAIQKLAEAAKPVVNLRKDFRWLKAELRSVRAFLQDADHQSSHKDDVKQWLENIRYIAMRAEDIFEECAIQSMYDRSFGLSYRQWIFRYKIGRQIRDIKGRMRSITERANQLSLHRSVLAADEALMPSTSQIAAVEYLKRSSLLPSDSHPVGIESKVDDILSLLNDPAFPVIAVVGMGGIGKTYLLQNVYKKAKERYEKCIWLSVSQSYSISKLQCDIASDLGLSLDRLSEPKAAEKIHESLQGKRCLVVLDDVWRASREEDFLTKLGLPSGNINSQCKIVVTTRSKVVSTNLNAHMYEMKHMSDEESWRLFCVYAFGGFEENIEPQQQLLKEVGRKIVKQCGNLPLAVKTIAASLANKSLDKWELKLRQLEQVIISVGDNDDPIMGILKLSYDSLPARFKACFAYLSFFPEDEQIDPEYLVNLWIGEGFIPAGEDQLDVAWDSLQQLANLCLLEISEDLKDYYELRKHCKIHDLLLDLAMHISKENKCALSVEEASTNTSDGDGTAWCRVLLAKKDVDDNAISETHPLCLRTFSLSQNEEITSIPEKLFMAMRGLRVLDLSFTNISTLPASVGKMKLLKVLNLRKTRIYEVPKCVRHLKSLLFLALHERCRRLPAWISDLRCLQHLECMFVSCIPKGISKLGSLRTLRTWPLQLSNSIQEGEELMRLEDLGNMTQLQELWLSIQNEVELKTMGILANLVKMRRLLVKSRILPVGSEIDLPHIPENMRAMKHLESLRLAKFAVPSWTCDLANLRELQLLECECSDYPELQRLPNLVLLYLKGNGRCRELPKAFGKSGGFPRLRFFRIEEFYQLEEFSELEEGGMACLEKLEILSCSKLKEVV, encoded by the coding sequence ATGGAATCTGTAATTGGAGGAGCTGTTGTCGGAAAGATTTGTGAGATGGCTGTTGAGATGGCCATTCAGAAATTAGCTGAAGCAGCAAAGCCGGTGGTGAACTTAAGAAAGGATTTCAGATGGTTGAAGGCGGAACTCAGATCTGTGAGGGCTTTTCTGCAAGATGCTGATCACCAGTCTAGTCATAAGGATGATGTCAAACAATGGCTCGAGAACATTCGTTATATTGCCATGCGCGCAGAGGACATCTTTGAAGAATGTGCTATTCAATCTATGTATGATCGATCCTTTGGGTTGAGTTATCGTCAATGGATTTTTCGTTACAAAATAGGGCGGCAAATTAGAGACATCAAGGGTCGCATGAGATCTATTACTGAACGGGCCAACCAGCTGAGTCTACATCGTTCAGTTTTGGCTGCAGATGAAGCATTAATGCCCAGTACATCTCAAATTGCAGCTGTAGAATACTTGAAGAGGTCTAGTCTTCTGCCCAGCGATTCACATCCAGTGGGAATAGAGTCCAAGGTTGATGACATACTCAGCTTGTTGAATGACCCAGCCTTTCCAGTTATTGCTGTGGTTGGGATGGGCGGGATAGGCAAGACCTATCTTCTTCAAAATGTTTACAAAAAGGCAAAAGAAAGGTACGAGAAATGCATATGGCTTTCAGTTTCTCAGTCCTATTCTATTTCAAAGCTGCAATGTGACATAGCCTCCGACTTAGGTTTAAGTTTAGATAGACTAAGTGAACCTAAAGCTGCAGAGAAGATTCATGAAAGTTTGCAAGGTAAAAGGTGTCTTGTTGTGTTAGATGATGTGTGGAGGGCTTCCAGAGAAGAAGACTTCTTAACTAAACTTGGCCTCCCAAGTGGAAACATTAATAGCCAATGTAAAATTGTGGTTACCACACGAAGCAAGGTGGTTTCTACAAATTTGAATGCTCATATGTATGAGATGAAACATATGTCAGATGAAGAGAGTTGGAGGCTTTTTTGTGTTTATGCATTTGGAGGATTCGAGGAAAATATAGAGCCGCAGCAGCAGCTGCTAAAAGAGGTGGGTCGTAAGATTGTGAAGCAATGTGGAAATTTGCCTCTGGCTGTGAAAACAATAGCAGCATCTCTAGCCAACAAAAGTCTCGACAAATGGGAGTTGAAGCTCCGTCAGCTGGAACAGGTAATTATTTCTGTTGGTGACAATGATGACCCTATCATGGGTATTCTGAAATTGAGTTATGACTCTTTGCCCGCACGCTTTAAAGCCTGCTTTGCATATCTTTCCTTCTTTCCTGAGGATGAGCAGATAGATCCTGAGTATCTGGTCAATCTTTGGATTGGAGAAGGATTTATCCCTGCAGGAGAGGACCAATTGGATGTGGCATGGGATTCTTTACAACAACTTGCCAATCTGTGTCTGCTTGAGATTTCTGAAGATTTGAAGGATTATTATGAGCTAAGAAAACATTGCAAAATTCATGATTTGCTGTTAGATTTGGCCATGCACATATCGAAAGAAAATAAATGTGCTCTTTCTGTTGAGGAAGCCTCTACAAATACAAGTGATGGTGATGGCACTGCCTGGTGTCGGGTTTTACTGGCCAAGAAAGATGTAGATGATAATGCCATCTCAGAGACCCATCCTCTTTGTCTCCGCACATTCTCACTCTCTCAAAATGAGGAGATTACAAGCATTCCAGAAAAGTTGTTTATGGCTATGAGAGGACTGCGCGTTCTAGATTTGAGCTTCACAAACATCTCTACATTGCCTGCGTCCGTTGGAAAGATGAAACTTCTTAAAGTCTTGAACTTAAGAAAGACACGGATTTATGAGGTTCCAAAGTGCGTGAGACATCTGAAAAGCCTCTTGTTTTTGGCTTTACATGAGAGATGCCGGCGATTACCAGCATGGATAAGTGACCTTAGATGTCTTCAGCATTTAGAATGCATGTTTGTTAGCTGCATCCCGAAGGGAATATCAAAGCTGGGCTCTCTGAGAACACTGCGAACATGGCCGTTGCAGCTGTCCAACTCCATACAAGAAGGGGAAGAATTGATGAGGTTAGAGGATTTGGGCAATATGACTCAGCTTCAGGAACTATGGTTATCTATTCAGAATGAGGTGGAATTGAAGACGATGGGGATCCTTGCGAACCTGGTGAAGATGCGTCGTCTGCTAGTCAAAAGTAGAATATTGCCAGTTGGGTCAGAAATCGATCTACCGCATATTCCGGAGAATATGAGAGCAATGAAACATCTGGAAAGTCTTCGACTAGCAAAGTTTGCAGTGCCAAGTTGGACATGTGATTTGGCAAATTTGAGGGAATTGCAATTACTAGAGTGTGAATGTAGTGATTATCCGGAGTTACAAAGACTGCCTAATCTAGTCTTGTTGTACTTGAAAGGGAATGGGAGGTGCAGAGAATTGCCAAAGGCGTTTGGAAAGTCCGGGGGGTTTCCACGCCTCCGCTTCTTCAGAATTGAAGAATTCTATCAATTAGAGGAGTTCTCAGAATTGGAGGAGGGAGGCATGGCATGCCTCGAGAAGTTGGAGATTCTGTCGTGTTCTAAACTGAAAGAAGTGGTATAA